In one window of Orcinus orca chromosome 17, mOrcOrc1.1, whole genome shotgun sequence DNA:
- the LOC125961712 gene encoding transcription factor AP-2 gamma-like codes for MSVTLIAKARDLKCTDCHISSHAEEVDLRIMRQKDEMKHGEHRVLEVPVSHDTQPAKQLPCKRIVCGARERPRSALPAGFLPGPLPQLLPAQGLAFGFGAAEYLGRQTFAAGPGSTFLQDRHDASSNGNPRLPHLSSAGQHLYSPAPPLSHAGVAEYQPPPYFPPPYQQLAYSQAADPYSHLGEAYAAAINPLHQPAPTGSQQQAWPGRQSQEGAGLPSHHARPAGLLPHLSGLDGGAVSARRDAYRRSDLLLPHSHALDAAGLAENLGLHDMAHQMEEVQNVDDQHLLLHDQTVIRKGPISMTKNPLSLPCQKELVEAVMNPSEVFCSVPGRLSLLSSTSKYKVTVAEVQRRLSPPECLNASLLGGVLRSILLRAKSKNGGRSLREKLDKIGLNLPAGRRKAAHVTLLTSLVEGEAVHLARDFAYVCEAEFPSKSVAEYLTRPHLGGRNEMATRKNMLLAAQQVCKEFTDLLNQDRTPNGNNRPTPVLETSIQNCLSHFSLITHGFGSQAICAAVSAMQNYIKEAPMVIDKSYMNPGDQSPADSSKTLEKMEKHRK; via the exons ATGTCGGTCACTCTAATAGCAAAGGCAAGAGATTTAAAGTGTACAGACTGTCACATTTCCAGTCATGCAGAAGAAGTTGATCTGAGAATAATGAGGCAGAAAGACGAGATGAAACATGGAGAGCACAGAGTTTTAGAAGTTCCAGTTAGCCATGACACCCAACCAGCGAAGCAGTTGC CTTGTAAAAGAATTGTTTGTGGGGCTCGTGAGCGACCGCGCTCTGcgctgcctgcaggctttctcccCGGACCCCTGCCCCAGCTTCTTCCGGCCCAAGGCCTGGCATTCGGATTTGGAGCCGCAGAATACCTCGGGCGTCAGACCTTCGCCGCGGGGCCCGGAAGCACGTTCCTCCAGGATCGCCACGACGCGAGCAGCAATGGGAACCCGCGCCTGCCTCACCTCTCCTCCGCCGGGCAGCATCTCTACAGCCCCGCGCCGCCCCTCTCCCATGCTGGAGTCGCCGAATACCAGCCACCACCCTACTTTCCGCCTCCCTACCAGCAGCTGGCTTACTCGCAGGCAGCCGACCCCTACTCGCATCTGGGAGAAGCGTACGCCGCCGCCATCAACCCCCTGCACCAGCCGGCGCCCACCGGCAgccagcagcaggcctggccgGGCCGCCAGAGCCAGGAGGGGGCTGGGCTGCCCTCGCACCACGCGCGCCCGGCCGGCTTGTTGCCCCACCTCTCCGGGCTGGACGGCGGCGCCGTGAGTGCCCGCAGGGACGCCTACCGCCGCTCGGACCTGCTGCTGCCCCACTCGCACGCTCTGGACGCCGCGGGCCTGGCCGAGAACCTGGGGCTCCACGACATGGCGCACCAGATGGAGGAGGTGCAGAATGTCGACGACCAGCACCTACTTCTGCATGATCAGACGGTTATTCGCAAAGGTCCTATTTCAATGACGAAGAACCCCTTGAGTCTCCCTTGTCAGAAGGAGCTGGTGGAGGCTGTGATGAATCCCAGCGAGGTCTTCTGCTCGGTCCCTGGAAGATTGTCCCTCCTCAGCTCTACATCTAAATACAAAGTGACAGTTGCCGAAGTCCAGAGGCGACTGTCCCCGCCTGAGTGCTTAAATGCTTCATTACTGGGAGGTGTCCTCAGAAGTATTTTGCTCAGAGCCAAATCTAAAAATGGTGGCCGATCCTTGCGGGAGAAGTTGGACAAGATTGGGTTGAATCTTCCAGCGGGGAGACGGAAAGCTGCCCACGTCACCCTCCTGACATCTTTAGTAGAAGGTGAGGCTGTTCATTTGGCTCGGGACTTTGCCTATGTCTGTGAAGCAGAATTTCCTAGTAAATCCGTGGCCGAGTATTTAACCAGACCTCATCTCGGAGGACGCAATGAGATGGCAACTAGGAAGAATATGCTGCTGGCGGCACAGCAAGTGTGTAAAGAATTCACAGACCTTCTCAATCAAGACCGAACTCCCAATGGGAACAACCGGCCCACTCCGGTCCTGGAGACCAGCATTCAGAACTGCTTGTCTCATTTCAGCCTGATTACCCACGGGTTTGGCAGCCAGGCCATCTGTGCTGCTGTGTCTGCCATGCAGAACTACATAAAAGAAGCCCCGATGGTCATAGACAAATCCTACATGAACCCCGGAGACCAGAGTCCAGCCGATTCTAGCAAAACCCTGGAAAAGATGGAGAAGCACAGGAAGTAA